The sequence CTCAACGATGATGTGTTTTATTACATCACCGCGACCAATGAGAATGAAGCGCAACCCAGCATGCCGCAAGGTGCCGAAGAAGGAATCAGGCGTGGGATTTATTGCCTGCAGCAGCAAGAAGCGCCTGACGTGCGTTTGTTGGCGGCCGGGCCAATACTGAAAGAAGCCATCGGCGCTGGCGTTTTGCTCAGGGAAAAATTCGGCATCAATGCTGAAGTATGGAGCGTCACCAGCTACACCGAACTGGCACGCGACGGCATCGCAGCAGAACGCAATCGGCGTCTCTCGAATGGCTCCGCTCAAGCTTACGTTACCCAGCAGCTTGGGCGCAGCGCTGCGCCGGTCATCGCTACCAGCGATTACGTACGCAGCATTCCCGAGAGCATACGCGCCTGCGTTCCCGCCGATTACATCACGCTAGGCACCGATGGCTTCGGACGCAGCGACACCCGCGCGAACTTACGCGATTTCTTTGAAGTTGATGCGAAATGGATAGCCTTTGCAGCATTACGTGCATTGCCTATGGGGGAGGAAGTAGGAAAATTGGCGCAATTTGCAGAGTTGCTAGGGCTTGATCTGAGCAAACCGTTGTCAAGTACGGTCTAAGGTAACTTCGCCATTCGTCGCTTTGCTTCCATCATAAGAAGCTACATTTCAAGGACCGATGCGACAGATCACTGCCGCAAGGAAAACGATGCAATAGGGCAAACGTGGGAAGTGTCGAGGAATAAATTCTTCGGCGCTTCCGGATCAGCATCAAGCGATCATTCTGCGTAAATAGGATTCAGCGCCACGTAGGCCACTACTTTATGGTCAAGCATGGCTGTGGTGCGACTCAGGTCGAACGAGGACACACTCGAAGAACCATCAAAATTCCAAGCGAACGATTTATCACCCACTACAAACTTCACCGTCTCGCCGCCAGTGACATTGACGTATTTTGTGTCAGGTTTAATCACGATGATGTGGGTAGCAGCCGAGTCCGCTACCGGATCACCCAGAAGAGCGAGCTTGGTCAGACTGCCGGCAAAGGCAGAAGCACTAACGGCTAATAAGGCTACAACAGCGATCAGTTGTTTGGTGTTCAGTTTTTTTCTTTCTGGTGGGGTACTGAATTGTTACCGAGGTAGGAGGAGCTACTCAATGAAGCTATTTTAATACTTGCCTAGGCAATGATAAATACTTAATAAAACAATGCACTATTGCACTAGGACCACCGTTGCAGCCATAGCAAATGCGTTTGCGAATGCCACCGGCAAACGCTTGCGCGACCTACCACTAACGGCAGCGCGGGTAAAAGAAATACTGGTCCAAGCGTGATGCAAGAGGATCGCTAACCTTGATGGATAGTTAAACGACATCCTTGTCACCCAATGTCTCTGCGACCAGCTTGCGAAACCATTGGTGTACAGGATCGTCGTGGAAACGGGCGTGCCAGAACTGTTTGACGGTCAAATCCGGCAAGTGGACCGGAAGTTCGAATACTTCAATATCCGCCAGACGAGAAAATAATTCGGCAAGCTCGCTCGGGACACAGGCAATAAAATCAGAAGTGGCGACCACACTAGGCACGCTAAGCAGATACGGCACTTCAATCGCAATCATCAGTCGAGCACCTAGCAGGCGCAATTCTTCGGCTAGCAATTGATTGGTCAGCGCCAGCGTTCCTGCCAACACATGTTTGCTGTTTATGAACCGCTCTAAGGTGATGGCCGGTTTTTTATTTTTTCGTTGACGGATGATTCCCACCAGAGAACGCCGCAATAGCGCTTGCTGATAAAGGTTTTCGCCCATTTTGCCCAAGTAGCCAATCGCCAGGTCGATCGCGCCGTCCTGTAATACCGAAGCCAGTTCCAATGACTGTACCTGGATAGGCTTTAAGGTGGCGTGCGGGGCATATTGCTGCAAGGCGCCGAGCAGGCGTGGCAACAACACCATCATGCCCATGTCGCTCATGCAAACCGAGAAGGTTCTGGTGGTGGTCAGCGGATCAAAGGTCCTGGCGTCCCAGATATCCTGCTGGATCAGCGCCAACGCACGTATCGCACCCATCGCCACGCGTTCGCCGGTTGGCGTTGGTGCCATGACCGCCCCAGCCCTTACAAACAGGTCATCCTGAAAAATCACACGTAGTCGTCCCAGTGCATGGCTGACCGCCGGCTGAGTCAAGCCCAGACGCCGGGCTGCGCGCGAGACCGATTTTTCTTCGAACAAGGCTTGTACGACGTACAAAAAATTCAGATCTGGAACGTTCATTTATGAACAACATTCATTATCGAAATGAAATTGATTATATATACCTATGGGCGAGGAAGGGTTACCATTTTTTGGAGCCTTGCCTGAAAATACGATCAAGCCCATCGCTACCAATTATGCATCTAATTCATAATAAATATGAAATTCATTGAATAGACTTATAGGTAACAGCAGCCTATTCTGCATAAAATCGCATTCTATAAAAACAATTTCAGGAGATGGCAGTGTTCAACGGCGCGGGAATTATCCGAGGTGGCGGTGCTTTTCATGTGTGGTTTTGTTTGCTGCAAAATATCTTTCTGGCGATAGTTGGTCAGCGCGCTCTGGACGCTCTTGTTCTGATTAAAGTCAAACCTGTAATACACGGATATAGCTGCAATCCAAGCGCTCGCTCATGGCTGACAGCGCCATGAGGATCGACGATCTGATTAACGGAAAAAAAATATCACGCCTGCAAGTCGTCACGTTGTTACTGTGCTTTCTGGTCGTTGCGGTGGATGGTTTTGATGTCGCTGCGGCGGGGTACGTTGCCCCGTTGCTCAAGCGTGAATGGGCGTTGGGGGTACATCAACTCGGTCTGGTATTCGGTGCTGGTCTGTTCGGTCTGACCGTCGGCAGCTTCGTGCTGGGGCCACTGGCCGACAAGATCGGTCGCAAACGCACGATTATGGTAGCGATGGTGTTGTTTGGCATTGGCAGTCTGCTGACCGCGGCTGCGCCTTCGATCGGCTGGCTGATTGCTCTGCGTTTTCTGACCGGCGTGGGACTTGGTGGAGGCATGCCGTGTGCGATTACCCTGAGTTCCGAATACAGCCCTGAACGTCATCGGCCCATGTTGGTCACCTTGATGTTTTGTGGTTTCACGCTGGGTCTGGCCTTTGGCGGGCAACTTGCCGCGCTCATCATGCCAACCTTTGGCTGGCGTGGCGTGTTCATGGCCGGCGGTATCGCACCGCTGTTGCTGTTGCCGGTGATCGGATACTGGCTCCCGGAGTCAGTGCGCTTCATGGCTGGCAAGAAAAAATTTGAAAATGAAACACGAACTTTGCTGGTCCGCCTGACCGGGGATGCCGCACTCGATGTTCATCAGTTTTTACGTCGACAGCCGGAAGAGCCGTTGATTTCGGCCCAGCCCTCGGCAACGCTGTTTAACGCGCATTATAGGGCGGGAACGATGTTGCTCTGGCTCGCTTTCTTTTGCACGCTGTGGGTTTACTATCAAATCAGCAGCTGGCTGCCGTCGGTCCTTGCTGACTCCGGCATGACGGTGGCGCAGAGCGCGCAAGTCGGATCGATCTTGCCGATAAGTGGCACGATCGGCGCCATCATCAATGCCGTGTTGATGCGGCGTATGAATCCTTATCTGGTGCTGACCGGTTCCTACATTCTTGCGGCCATTTCGATTGTCTGCATTGGTAGCGCGATGACCAGTCCGGGACTTCTGGCTCTTGCAGTGTGCTGTGCAGGGCTGGGTCTATCGGGTGCTCAAACCGGAGCAAATGTTCTAGTAGCAGGTTTCTATACCACCAATGCACGGGCAACCGGCGTTAGTTGGGCACTTGGCGTCGGTCGGATCGGTTCAATCTTTGGTTCGATAACGGGTGGCATGTTATTGGCGATGCTGGAAACACCTGACAAGGCATTTTTTGTTTTTGCGCTTCCGGCGCTAATTGCCGCGGCTGCCATGTTTGTCATGGGGCGCGTGTATTGCACAAAGGCAGTCGGCGTAACGGCATGAGCGCAGCCTGCAAAGGTTCCGGTAACGGATCTCGCCATGTTGTCGTATGGGAAATGGTCAAACGGCAGCTGGCAAAAATTAAGTAAGTAGTAGTGACGAATCGGTACCGTTTGCGAAGTAAATAATAAAAACGGACCGAAAGATAAATGTAATCAGGAGACAAAAAAATGACAAATAAGTACAAAGTTCTGAGCTGCCTGGTGTTATTGGGACCGGTGGCAGCGATGGCACAAACCACGTTAGGTTCAAGCGACATCACGTTTTATGGAAAAATTGATTTAGCGTTGGATACCACGCGTTTTTCATCGACGCCCACGCTACCTGGACAGACTGCGCATTATGTCTCTGACGATATTTCGTTTTGGGGAATACGTGGCAGTGAATCATTGGGCGGTAACACGCGCGCTTATTTTAAACTGGAAGCGGGCTTCAGCCCTGACACCGGTGCTCTTGAAAGCACCACATCCTTTTTCGATCGTGAATCCTATATCGGTTACGGTGCCGAGTGGGGCTCCGTGCAGTTAGGCAATCAATATTCCCCGGCCGTGTTTTTAGAACTCCGCAGTGATCCATTTACCCGGCATGCTGCCGGTAACGGTACAACGCTGATGCAAGCGCCTCCTGTGACCCCTTCGCCGGTGGTAAGCCGCGGTACCTACGGAGCGGCGACGGCACCTAACGCGGTGCAATATATCTCGCCCACGCTGTATGGCCTGATAGGTAAAGCACTGTATAGCTTTTCTGAAAAACCCGGCTCCCAGAATCAGCCCGGACGCTATGCTGCGGGTACGCTGGAATATACGAACGGCCCCCTGTTTATGGGCGTTGGCTATGAAAATTCGACTGTGGCGGCAACTAAACTGGCACCATCGGCCGACGGTCAGTTGATGCAACGCACCATAACACTAGGAGGAGCTTATACTTTTCCGATCGCGAAACTTTTTGCCTACGGGATGAAAAATACGCTGACTGGTCAGCCGGATGTGAATGGCTATATGGTTGGCTTCAATGTCCCTCTCAGCCAGTTCACAATCAAAACCATTTATTCCAGTCGGCAGACCGATAACACGGTGGGCGGTCGTGCGACCTTCTACGCGTTGGGCCTGGATTACGATCTGTCGAAAAGAACCACGTTGTATTCGGCGGTGGCCCACATGAATAATGAAACCTCGGCCAATGCTGCCGCGCCGAACAGTTTTGGCTTGTGGCCGTCCGTGAAAACCTATGCACCTACCGGGAAGCCAGCGAATGGCCAAAGTCTGTCAACGCTGGAATTCGGTATCCGTCATACTTTCTAACTGGCACAATCAACCAGTAGAAATGTAATCAATCATTAAATCATGGGAAATAATATTGCGATGGAACAAATCAAATATGCGGGTCCGGGCGGCATGGATGTCACCGAAATGGGAACGGGGCCGCGCGTGGTTTTTGTGCATGGCGGCGGCGTAGGTGGGGCGCTTGCGTGGAAAGAGCAATGGCCTATGGCTGCCGACTGGCGTCTGGTGATGGTTTCGCGTCCGGGCTATGGGGATAGTCCGGCGCGCGGTGGCGAGGATTTTGAACGCGATGCCGATCTGGTCGCTGAACTTTTGCAACCGGGTGACCATGTGGTCTGTCATTCCTATGGTGCGGCAGTTGGCATGCTGGCGGTAGCGCAAGACGTCGATAAAGTGGCATCGATGACGATCATTGAATCGGGCACCACCGCCATCGCCAAGGATGATCCATCGGTTACGATGTTCCACTTCGCTCTGCTAGGGCTGATGACCAATCCGCCGGAGGATGACGAACTGTTCCTGCGCTGGATGTTCCGCATTATCCAGCCAAGCCAACCCCTGCCGCCAGTCTTGCCACCTCCGCTGGCGCAGTTTGCGCGTCATCTGCGCCATTTCCGCTCACCCAGCGAATGTATCGTCCCAGAAAAAATACTCCATGACGCAGCCTTTAAAAAACTGCATGTTTCGGGCGACCATAACCCGGCATATGAAGGGATCACCAATCGTCTGGCGGAACATCTTGGCGGCGAACGGCTGATTATTCGCGGCGCGGGACATATGCCGCACATGACAGGTGCACCCTTTAACGCCGCTTTGGACGCATTTCTCCGGAATTAAGCGCGTATATCTGATGCCTGACCAATGAAATCGGCCAGGCGCTGCGAGCGCCACTGCACTCCTTTCATTTAATCCGTCAAATAATGGCGCTATGAAAGGGTTCGGAACGCTCTCAGCCTGCCAGATCTGGCTCCCGTATTGCTCTTGCCTGGCGCTAACGTGCTATCGGCCATTGGGTGCGCGCGCCGCGCTACGATCCTGAACATCAAAGGCCAGTTACGCGATTACTTGTAGGTATCACCCCGGCTAATTTGCCATCTTACGACCCTCAACTGCACTTGTTACATTTAAGTCAAATAACACAAGCTGCCAGACAGCACGGAGACAATCAAATGCTTACCAAGCCATCCCCCTATCAGCAATCCAACTGTCTGCTTAACTTCGTGACGCGCAAGTAACCAGAGGCATTACGGTCGGCGTTGTACCCGACCGACCTTCCGTTGGAGCAGTACGCGCATTTTTGTTGCAAAAAATGCGTGCAATCTGTGCCCGCTGCATTCAAATGCCGTCGCTGCGGCAATTCCTTCATCGTCAGTACCACCTTTTTAAAGAGAAAACCTATGTTTGCCGAACTGATCGACAACCACTCTGTTAGTGCCAGACAAAAACTGATTTTTGTCATTTGCCTGCTGGTCCTGATTATCGATGGAATGGATTTTGCGTTGCTTGCCTTCGCCACCCCGGTACTGCTGGTGGAATGGCACACTACCAAGGCGCAATTGGCACCAGCACTGGCGAGTGCGCTGATTGGCATGGCGATAGGTGCTGCGTTGGGTGGCTATACCGGCGATCGGATGGGCGCGCGACGCACGCTGATATGGGCCGTTCTGATATTTGGCGTCACCACCTTTTTATCTGCGGCAGCAGCGAATATTCCACAGCTACTGGTGCTGAGGTTTTTGTCGGGACTTGGGTTCGGTATCGCCGTACCGATAGGCATGGGGATTGCATCCGAATGGTGTCCGAAGCGCCGCCGCGGTCAGCTGATCAGCGTGATGGCGATCGGTACCACTACCGGTGCGACGCTGGGGGGACTGCTATCGGCCTGGGTGATTCCGGCGTTCGGATGGCATAGCATTTTCATCGTCAGCGGTGTCATCACCATGGTGGTTGCCGCGATCATTATCAAGCTTTTGCCGGAATCCCTGTCCTTCCTGATCCGCAGTCAGCGTCAAGCTGAAGCCGTCACCTGGATAGAACGGATCATGGGTAAGCAAATCGGTAAGCTGGCGACGTTGGCCAGCGTGCAAAATGCCAAAGCAAACAAGGAAGAAACCGGAGGGCGTCTGATGACCTCCGAGAATCTGCGCGTCAACGTTTGTTTGTGGATTGCTTTCTTTTCGATTTCCTACACTGCGTTCGGTTTCCTGACCTGGTCTCCGACCGTGTTCGTTTCTGCTGGCGCACTGCTACCAGATGCTATCCGCAGTACCTCTGCCTACACTTTTGCGGCCACCTTCGGTTGTCTGGCTGGTGCTTTTTTTCTTCCAAAAATGGGATCGCGCCTGCTGCTGATGGTCGCCCTTATCGTTACTATCTGCGCCACGATGATCTTGTCCGGGATGCTGTCTCCCGGGCAAATTCATATATTGCAAATCAGTCTGGCCATGGCGGTTGCCGGCCTGACGGCAGGATGCGCCCAGTCTGTCATCTATGCCGTGGCCGCCATGGCTTATCCATCCAGCTATCGTTCGACCGGCATGGGAGTGTGTATCGGCTTTAGTCGGGTCGGTGGCATTACCAGCATCTTTACCGGCGGTATGTTGCTGCAGTTTGATCAGAATGGTCCGGGTCTTTTTTTCGGCGTTCTTACAGGGATGCTGGTGATCGGCCTGATCGCTCTGGTCAGCATGCACAGACATATCCCGAAGACAGTCTCTGATGGCGTTGCTGTGCCCGCATAAGCGTCGATACCCAAAAGGCGTCGGTACCTAACGCTGGTGTGTCGCATCACGCACCGCTAAGACGAATAACGGTCAAGAGACCATTGAATGATTACCTGCAGGCATCGCTCGGATGGATTTGCTATCTTACCTGATGCATCAGGCCTTGGTACATTCAGGGCAGATCCTGACTGTACCGGACTAAGCATCAAGACTAATTACTCACTTTGTATTGCCTAACACTAAGGAACACACCATGAAGCTTCTTCGATTTGGAATGCCAGGCGCCGAAAAACCAGGCGCGCTTGATGCGCAAGGGCGACTGCGCGACCTGTCATTGCTAGTACCTGATTTCACGCCAGATTGGCTAGCCCCGGAACGCCTGCGGGCGCTGGCAGCGATCGACCTGGAAAAGATGCCGCTGGTCGAAGGTTCTCCGCGCTTTGGCGTTCCGGTGGCAGGCGTGCGTCAGTTCGTCGCGATCGGCTTGAACTATCGCAAGCATGCAGAAGAAGCGGGCATGCCGATTCCGACCGAACCAGTGGTGTTTACCAAAGCGTTGACCTCGCTGAGCGGTGCCAATGATGACATCGTGCTGCCGGACGGATCGGAAGAGGGCGACTGGGAAGTCGAACTGGGTTTCATGATAGGCACCACCGCTCGCAAGGTGTCGGTAGAGTCAGCCCTCAGTCATGTGGCCGGTTATTGTCTGGCCAATGATGTTTCCGAGCGCGCCTGGCAAATCAAGCGCAACGGGCAGTGGGGTAAGGGTAAAAGCTTTGATTCGTTTGGTCCTGTCGGACCGTGGTTAGTCACTGCCGACGAAATTCCTGATCCCCAAACATTGGGTATGGAATTGAGCGTCAATGGTGTGGTCAAACAGCGCAGCAACACTGCTGATATGATTTTTTCTGTAGCCCAGATCGTTTCTTATCTCAGTCAGTTTATGACCTTATTGCCCGGCGATGTAGTGATTACAGGCACTCCGTCCGGCGTCGGTCTGGGTATGAAACCGCCGCAGTTCCTGCGGAAGGGCGATGTCGTTTCGTTGCATATCGATCAGTTGGGCACTCAGACGCAAAAAGTCGTTTAAAGCAAAAATAGTTAACACAGTACTGCCGTTCCATAAGGCCAAACCGCTGGAACGGTATTCAGATGCAGGATACAGGAGAGAGACATGTCTATCCTCACAGCGCCCGCACGCCGTCCCGACGTGCTGAGCGTACATTCAATAAATGAGTTTGTATACAGCGTGCCTGACCTGAAGGAGGCTGAGCATTTTTACCGCAGCTTTGGTCTGGATGTCAGAGTTGAGGCAG is a genomic window of Glaciimonas sp. PAMC28666 containing:
- a CDS encoding CzcE family metal-binding protein; the encoded protein is MNTKQLIAVVALLAVSASAFAGSLTKLALLGDPVADSAATHIIVIKPDTKYVNVTGGETVKFVVGDKSFAWNFDGSSSVSSFDLSRTTAMLDHKVVAYVALNPIYAE
- a CDS encoding LysR family transcriptional regulator gives rise to the protein MNVPDLNFLYVVQALFEEKSVSRAARRLGLTQPAVSHALGRLRVIFQDDLFVRAGAVMAPTPTGERVAMGAIRALALIQQDIWDARTFDPLTTTRTFSVCMSDMGMMVLLPRLLGALQQYAPHATLKPIQVQSLELASVLQDGAIDLAIGYLGKMGENLYQQALLRRSLVGIIRQRKNKKPAITLERFINSKHVLAGTLALTNQLLAEELRLLGARLMIAIEVPYLLSVPSVVATSDFIACVPSELAELFSRLADIEVFELPVHLPDLTVKQFWHARFHDDPVHQWFRKLVAETLGDKDVV
- a CDS encoding MFS transporter, translating into MADSAMRIDDLINGKKISRLQVVTLLLCFLVVAVDGFDVAAAGYVAPLLKREWALGVHQLGLVFGAGLFGLTVGSFVLGPLADKIGRKRTIMVAMVLFGIGSLLTAAAPSIGWLIALRFLTGVGLGGGMPCAITLSSEYSPERHRPMLVTLMFCGFTLGLAFGGQLAALIMPTFGWRGVFMAGGIAPLLLLPVIGYWLPESVRFMAGKKKFENETRTLLVRLTGDAALDVHQFLRRQPEEPLISAQPSATLFNAHYRAGTMLLWLAFFCTLWVYYQISSWLPSVLADSGMTVAQSAQVGSILPISGTIGAIINAVLMRRMNPYLVLTGSYILAAISIVCIGSAMTSPGLLALAVCCAGLGLSGAQTGANVLVAGFYTTNARATGVSWALGVGRIGSIFGSITGGMLLAMLETPDKAFFVFALPALIAAAAMFVMGRVYCTKAVGVTA
- a CDS encoding porin — encoded protein: MTNKYKVLSCLVLLGPVAAMAQTTLGSSDITFYGKIDLALDTTRFSSTPTLPGQTAHYVSDDISFWGIRGSESLGGNTRAYFKLEAGFSPDTGALESTTSFFDRESYIGYGAEWGSVQLGNQYSPAVFLELRSDPFTRHAAGNGTTLMQAPPVTPSPVVSRGTYGAATAPNAVQYISPTLYGLIGKALYSFSEKPGSQNQPGRYAAGTLEYTNGPLFMGVGYENSTVAATKLAPSADGQLMQRTITLGGAYTFPIAKLFAYGMKNTLTGQPDVNGYMVGFNVPLSQFTIKTIYSSRQTDNTVGGRATFYALGLDYDLSKRTTLYSAVAHMNNETSANAAAPNSFGLWPSVKTYAPTGKPANGQSLSTLEFGIRHTF
- a CDS encoding alpha/beta fold hydrolase, whose protein sequence is MGNNIAMEQIKYAGPGGMDVTEMGTGPRVVFVHGGGVGGALAWKEQWPMAADWRLVMVSRPGYGDSPARGGEDFERDADLVAELLQPGDHVVCHSYGAAVGMLAVAQDVDKVASMTIIESGTTAIAKDDPSVTMFHFALLGLMTNPPEDDELFLRWMFRIIQPSQPLPPVLPPPLAQFARHLRHFRSPSECIVPEKILHDAAFKKLHVSGDHNPAYEGITNRLAEHLGGERLIIRGAGHMPHMTGAPFNAALDAFLRN
- a CDS encoding MFS transporter, which codes for MFAELIDNHSVSARQKLIFVICLLVLIIDGMDFALLAFATPVLLVEWHTTKAQLAPALASALIGMAIGAALGGYTGDRMGARRTLIWAVLIFGVTTFLSAAAANIPQLLVLRFLSGLGFGIAVPIGMGIASEWCPKRRRGQLISVMAIGTTTGATLGGLLSAWVIPAFGWHSIFIVSGVITMVVAAIIIKLLPESLSFLIRSQRQAEAVTWIERIMGKQIGKLATLASVQNAKANKEETGGRLMTSENLRVNVCLWIAFFSISYTAFGFLTWSPTVFVSAGALLPDAIRSTSAYTFAATFGCLAGAFFLPKMGSRLLLMVALIVTICATMILSGMLSPGQIHILQISLAMAVAGLTAGCAQSVIYAVAAMAYPSSYRSTGMGVCIGFSRVGGITSIFTGGMLLQFDQNGPGLFFGVLTGMLVIGLIALVSMHRHIPKTVSDGVAVPA
- a CDS encoding fumarylacetoacetate hydrolase family protein, with amino-acid sequence MKLLRFGMPGAEKPGALDAQGRLRDLSLLVPDFTPDWLAPERLRALAAIDLEKMPLVEGSPRFGVPVAGVRQFVAIGLNYRKHAEEAGMPIPTEPVVFTKALTSLSGANDDIVLPDGSEEGDWEVELGFMIGTTARKVSVESALSHVAGYCLANDVSERAWQIKRNGQWGKGKSFDSFGPVGPWLVTADEIPDPQTLGMELSVNGVVKQRSNTADMIFSVAQIVSYLSQFMTLLPGDVVITGTPSGVGLGMKPPQFLRKGDVVSLHIDQLGTQTQKVV